A stretch of Henckelia pumila isolate YLH828 chromosome 4, ASM3356847v2, whole genome shotgun sequence DNA encodes these proteins:
- the LOC140863453 gene encoding uncharacterized protein isoform X1, which produces MKTFNSVSLLSDPKSRSCLCSLVVSASLICGVFFVGSAWLGTETFELSPGYGLSRTQKYVDSDNCKESPKPNSIENVTRENTPEKCKRECRPVGTDALPKGIISTTSNLRVKPLTGPITEKGETTLSRNLLAVAVGIKQKPLVNKIVNKFLANDFVVMLFHYDGIVESWNEEWGDKVIHVSAINQTKWWFAKRFLHPDIVAEYDYIFLWDEDLGVEYFHPGRYVSIIEEEGLEISQPALDSGNSEVHHEITVRRIKSRVHRRYYKFTGGGRCYRNSTTPPCVGWVEMMAPVFSRAAWRCVWYMIQNDLIHAWGLDKQLGYCAQGDRTVKVGVVDEEYIIHFGLPTLGGLSNENKTRTESSPSKNSEPLATSVKYKIDNRSAVRLRSYNEMKIFKNRWDNAVKEDECWVDPFEQPQ; this is translated from the exons ATGAAGACGTTCAACTCT GTTTCTCTATTATCTGATCCTAAAAGCAGATCATGTCTCTGTAGTCTTGTGGTGTCTGCTTCTTTGATTTGTGGCGTTTTCTTTGTTGGAAGTGCATGGCTGGGGACTGAAACGTTCGAG TTATCGCCTGGATATGGACTAAGCAGGACACAGAAATATGTGGACTCTGATAACTGCAAG GAATCACCGAAACCAAACTCGATAGAAAATGTTACAAGAGAGAATACTCCGGAGAAATGCAAA agaGAATGCAGGCCTGTAGGTACTGATGCTTTGCCAAAAGGAATCATTTCAACAACATCAAACTTGAGAGTGAAGCCCCTAACAGGTCCCATAACGGAAAAA GGTGAGACAACCCTTTCGAGGAATTTGTTGGCTGTTGCAGTTGGGATAAAGCAAAAACCATTGGTAAACAAAATTGTTAACAAG TTTTTGGCAAATGATTTTGTCGTGATGCTTTTTCACTATGATGGAATTGTCGAAAGTTGGAATGAGGAATGGGGTGACAAAGTCATTCACGTATCTGCCATAAACCAAACAAAATG GTGGTTTGCCAAACGGTTTCTGCATCCTGATATTGTTGCTGAATATGACTATATCTTTTTATGGGATGAAGACCTAGGAGTCGAATATTTTCATCCGGGAAG ATATGTATCAATTATCGAGGAAGAGGGGCTTGAAATTTCACAACCTGCTCTTGATTCTGGTAACTCCGAGGTTCATCATGAGATTACAGTTCGcagaataaaatcaagggtgcACAG GAGATACTATAAGTTTACAGGCGGTGGAAGGTGTTACAGAAACAGTACAACCCCTCCCTGCGTCGG TTGGGTTGAGATGATGGCTCCCGTGTTTTCAAGAGCAGCTTGGCGTTGTGTGTGGTATATGATCCAG AATGACTTGATCCACGCTTGGGGCCTTGATAAGCAGCTCGGTTATTGTGCACAG GGTGATCGTACGGTTAAAGTTGGTGTGGTCGACGAGGAGTATATAATTCATTTTGGTCTCCCTACACTAGGTGGTCTTTCGAatgaaaataag ACAAGAACAGAATCATCACCCTCAAAGAACTCGGAACCACTG GCAACTTCAGTTAAATACAAGATTGACAACAGATCCGCG GTTCGGCTAAGATCGTATAACGAAATGAAGATATTTAAGAACCGATGGGATAACGCGGTCAAGGAGGACGAGTGCTGGGTCGACCCGTTTGAACAACCACAATAG
- the LOC140863453 gene encoding uncharacterized protein isoform X2, with product MMVSLLSDPKSRSCLCSLVVSASLICGVFFVGSAWLGTETFELSPGYGLSRTQKYVDSDNCKESPKPNSIENVTRENTPEKCKRECRPVGTDALPKGIISTTSNLRVKPLTGPITEKGETTLSRNLLAVAVGIKQKPLVNKIVNKFLANDFVVMLFHYDGIVESWNEEWGDKVIHVSAINQTKWWFAKRFLHPDIVAEYDYIFLWDEDLGVEYFHPGRYVSIIEEEGLEISQPALDSGNSEVHHEITVRRIKSRVHRRYYKFTGGGRCYRNSTTPPCVGWVEMMAPVFSRAAWRCVWYMIQNDLIHAWGLDKQLGYCAQGDRTVKVGVVDEEYIIHFGLPTLGGLSNENKTRTESSPSKNSEPLATSVKYKIDNRSAVRLRSYNEMKIFKNRWDNAVKEDECWVDPFEQPQ from the exons ATGATG GTTTCTCTATTATCTGATCCTAAAAGCAGATCATGTCTCTGTAGTCTTGTGGTGTCTGCTTCTTTGATTTGTGGCGTTTTCTTTGTTGGAAGTGCATGGCTGGGGACTGAAACGTTCGAG TTATCGCCTGGATATGGACTAAGCAGGACACAGAAATATGTGGACTCTGATAACTGCAAG GAATCACCGAAACCAAACTCGATAGAAAATGTTACAAGAGAGAATACTCCGGAGAAATGCAAA agaGAATGCAGGCCTGTAGGTACTGATGCTTTGCCAAAAGGAATCATTTCAACAACATCAAACTTGAGAGTGAAGCCCCTAACAGGTCCCATAACGGAAAAA GGTGAGACAACCCTTTCGAGGAATTTGTTGGCTGTTGCAGTTGGGATAAAGCAAAAACCATTGGTAAACAAAATTGTTAACAAG TTTTTGGCAAATGATTTTGTCGTGATGCTTTTTCACTATGATGGAATTGTCGAAAGTTGGAATGAGGAATGGGGTGACAAAGTCATTCACGTATCTGCCATAAACCAAACAAAATG GTGGTTTGCCAAACGGTTTCTGCATCCTGATATTGTTGCTGAATATGACTATATCTTTTTATGGGATGAAGACCTAGGAGTCGAATATTTTCATCCGGGAAG ATATGTATCAATTATCGAGGAAGAGGGGCTTGAAATTTCACAACCTGCTCTTGATTCTGGTAACTCCGAGGTTCATCATGAGATTACAGTTCGcagaataaaatcaagggtgcACAG GAGATACTATAAGTTTACAGGCGGTGGAAGGTGTTACAGAAACAGTACAACCCCTCCCTGCGTCGG TTGGGTTGAGATGATGGCTCCCGTGTTTTCAAGAGCAGCTTGGCGTTGTGTGTGGTATATGATCCAG AATGACTTGATCCACGCTTGGGGCCTTGATAAGCAGCTCGGTTATTGTGCACAG GGTGATCGTACGGTTAAAGTTGGTGTGGTCGACGAGGAGTATATAATTCATTTTGGTCTCCCTACACTAGGTGGTCTTTCGAatgaaaataag ACAAGAACAGAATCATCACCCTCAAAGAACTCGGAACCACTG GCAACTTCAGTTAAATACAAGATTGACAACAGATCCGCG GTTCGGCTAAGATCGTATAACGAAATGAAGATATTTAAGAACCGATGGGATAACGCGGTCAAGGAGGACGAGTGCTGGGTCGACCCGTTTGAACAACCACAATAG
- the LOC140860556 gene encoding uncharacterized protein produces the protein MSNISKLEFAALDISGKNYLSWILDAEIHLDAIDIENTIKDENNESPQNRAKAMIFLRHHLHDERYNHQKTVILPKARYDWMHLRLQDFKSVSEYNSALFRISSQLKLCGEKITDDDFLEKTYSTFHASNVLLQQQYREKDFKKYSELISCLLVAEQNNELLMKNHEIHPTGANPFPEVNVAMHDEKKKQNKTEFGRGSGHGHGRGRGRGRERRRGRFHPYNRGHEEPRDYSHSNQKNTNYQKWGNGQAKKVEIGQNNMPKKSENECYRCGIKGHWYQNCRTPKHLVDLYQASKEKARDIETNFIYQGEDLSQVPSFSAPFDVSDFFEDPDERIDHLIGDGSVQNY, from the exons ATGTCGAATATCTCAAAGCTTGAATTTGCCGCTCTTGATATCTCCGGTAAAAATTATCTCTCTTGGATACTAGATGCTGAAATACATCTAGATGCTATAGATattgaaaatacaatcaaagatgaaaataatgaatcaCCGCAAAACCGTGCAAAGGCTATGATATTCCTTCGTCACCATCTTCATGATG AGAGATATAACCATCAAAAGACGGTTATTCTTCCAAAAGCACGCTATGATTGGATGCATTTGCGCTTACAAGATTTTAAGTCTGTAAGTGAATATAATTCTGCATTATTTCGCATCAGTTCACAATTGAAATTGTGTGGAGAAAAAATAACTGATGatgattttttggaaaaaacatATTCCACGTTTCATGCCTCTAATGTTCTCCTGCAACAGCAGTATAGAGAGAAAGACTTCAAAaaatattctgaattgatttcaTGTTTACTTGTGGCTGAGCAAAATAATGAATTATTGATGAAAAATCATGAAATCCATCCCACTGGAGCCAACCCATTCCCTGAAGTGAATGTGGCGATgcatgatgaaaaaaaaaaacaaaataagacCGAATTTGGTCGTGGTAGTGGTCATGGTCAtggacgtggacgtggacgtggcCGTGAGCGCCGTCGAGGACGCTTTCATCCGTATAATCGTGGGCATGAAGAGCCACGTGACTATAGTCATAGCAATCAAAAGAATACAAATTATCAAAAATGGGGTAATGGCCAAGCAAAGAAAGTTGAAATTGGTCAAAATAATATGCCAAAGAAATCAGAAAATGAGTGCTATAGATGTGGAATAAAAGGGCATTGGTATCAAAATTGTCGTACGCCCAAACACCTTGTTGATCTCTACCAAGCATCAAAAGAAAAGGCAAGAGATATAGAGactaattttatttatcaaGGTGAAGATTTAAGCCAAGTCCCATCCTTCTCAGCACCTTTCGATGTATCTGATTTCTTTGAAGACCCAGATGAGAGAATTGATCATTTGATTGGAGATGGCAGCGTGcagaattattaa